The genomic DNA GACGGGCTCGCGGTCCTCAACGCCGACGACCCCACCGTGCTCGCGATGCGCGACAAGACCCTCGCCCCGGTCGTCACGGTCGGCAGGTCGGCGGACGCTGACGTCCGTGCCACGGACGTGCAGGTCGACGACCTGGGTCGAGCGAGCTTCGTGGTCGTCACCCCGGACGGTCGGGCAGAGGTCCGGCTGCGCCTGCTGGGGGAGCACCACATCGGCAACGCCCTGTCGGTGGTCGCTGCCGCGAGGCACCTCGGCGTATCCCTCGCGGACATCGGCGCAGCGCTGTCGACAGCCGAGGCGGCGAGCCGGTGGCGCATGGAGATGCACGACCTGCCCGACGGCGCGACCCTGGTCAACGACGCCTACAACGCCAACCCCGACTCGATGGCGGCCGCGCTGCGCGCCCTCGCGCGGATGGGCGCGGGGGGCCGTCGTACGGTCGCCGTCCTCGGCACGATGCGTGAGCTCGGCGACGACGCCGAGGCCGAGCACCAGGCCGTCGGAGCCCTGGCCGTCGAGTGCGGCATCGACCGGCTCGTCGTGGTCGGCCCCGACGCCCAGGGCATCGTCACCGGGGCCCGAGCAGCCGGCGCCACCGACGCGGCGACCGTCTCGGTGCCCGACGTCGACGCCGCCTATGACCTGCTTCGCAGCGACAGACGCAGCGGAGACGTGATCCTGCTGAAGTCCAGCAGGGACTCGGGCCTAAGGTTCCTGGGGGATCGCGTAGTCGCGGACGTCGAGTCGACACACACGGAGGGCGCACGGTGAGGGCTGTCCTGATCGCTGCCATCATCTCATTGGCAGCATCACTGCTGGGCACCCCAGCATTCATCCGCTTCCTCATCCGGAAGCGGTACGGCCAGTTCGTCCGTGACGACGGCCCGACGAGCCACCACACCAAGCGCGGCACGCCCACCATGGGCGGTGCCGTCATCATCGGCGCCTCCGTGCTCGCGTACGCCGGTGCGCACCTGCTCACGTGGACCCCGTTCACCGCCAGCGGTCTGCTCGTGATGTTCCTGATGACCGCGCTCGGCGGTGTGGGCTTCGCCGACGACTACATCAAGATCTCCAAGCAGCGCTCCCTCGGCCTGCGCTCGCACGAGAAGCTCATCGGGCAGACCGTGGTCGCGGTGATCTTCGCGGTGCTCGCGCTGCAGTTCGAGCGCAAGGGCGTCGCGCCGGCGAGCACGCACATCTCGTTCGTGCGCGACACCTGGTTCAACCTGGCGTTCGGCGGCACGGTGGTCGGCCTGATCCTGTTCGTGATCTGGGCCAACCTGATGATCGCCGGCACCAGCAACGGCGTGAATCTCACCGACGGCCTCGACGGACTCGCCACCGGTGCGAGCGTGATGGTGTTCGGCGCCTACGTGCTGATCTCGATCTGGCAGTACAACCAGAGCTGCACCCGCGCACCGAGCCGCGGCTGCTACGAGGTGCGCGACCCGTACGACCTCGCGCTCGTGGCCGCGTGCGTCACCGGTGCCTGCTTCGGCTTCCTGTGGTGGAACGCCAGCCCCGCCAAGATCTTCATGGGCGACACCGGTTCGCTCGCCCTCGGCGGTGCGCTCGCCGGCCTCGCGATCACGACCCGCACCGAGCTGCTCGTGGTCATCCTCGGCGGTCTGTTCGTCCTCGAGACGCTCTCGGTGATCATCCAGGTCGGCTCGTTCAAGACACGCGGCAAACGCGTGTTCCGGATCGCGCCCATCCACCACCACTTCGAGATGCTCGGCTGGAACGAGATCACGGTCGTCATCCGGTTCTGGATCATCTGCGGACTGTGCGTCGCGCTCGGCCTCGGCCTGTTCTACGCCGAGTGGGTCGTCGGAGCATGAGCTGCGTCCTCGTTCCGACGCGTGCGGGGGTCCGGGCATGAGCGCACCGCTCGACCCGTCGTACGAGCCGTTCGGCGGCGTGCGCGACCTGACCCACCGTGACGCCGACTGGTCCGGGCTGCGCGTGCTGGTCGTGGGGCTCGGCGTCTCCGGCTTCGCCGCTGCGGACGCGCTGCTCGAGCGCGGCGCCGTGGTCAGCGTGGTCAGCCCCGACACCAACGACGCGATCGCTGACCGCGCACGCATCCTCGAGGTGCTCGGGGCACGCGTCGTCGCCGGCGAACCGCTCGCGGACGCTGCGCCCGTCAACACCGACCTGGTCGTGACCTCGCCCGGTGTGCCACCCACCAACCCGCTGCTCGTCGCGTGCGCCGACGCCGGGATCCCTGTCTGGGGCGAGGTCGAGCTGGCGTGGCGGATGCGTTCTCGTGAGGGCGCCGCGCCGTGGCTCACCGTCACCGGCACCAACGGCAAGACGACCTGCGTCACCATGCTCGAGTCGATCCTGCAGACGGCCGGGCTGCGTGCCACCGCTGCCGGCAACGTCGGTCTGCCGATCCTCGAGGCCGTCCTGCACCCCGAGCCGTACGACGTGCTCGCGGTCGAGCTGTCGACGTTCCAGCTGCACTGGTCGCGCAGCATCTCCGCGCACTCCGCCGTGTGCCTCAACGTCGCCCCCGACCACGTCGACTGGCACGGCTCCTACGACGAGTACCGCCGGATGAAGGGCCGCATCTACGAGCACGCCCAGGTCGCGTGCGTCTACAACGTGCAGGACCCCCAGACCGAGCAGCTCGTCCGGGACGCCGACGTGGTCGAGGGGTGTCGGGCGGTCGGCTTCACTCTCGGGCTGCCGGCGCGCTCGATGGTCGGCGTCGTCGAGGACGTGCTGGCCGACCGTGCGTTCGTCGAGCAGCGGCAGACCTCGGCGGCCGAGCTGTGCGAGGTCTCCGACCTGGCGGTCGACGGCGCGGCGCCGGCGCCCCACTACGTCGCCGATGCGCTCGCCGCCGCGGCCCTCGCCCGGTCGTTCGGCGTCGCGCCGGCAGCGGTCCGAGACGGGTTGCGCGCCTACCACCCGCAGCCGCACCGTGTACAGGCCGTCGCCACGTTCGACGACGTCCGCTACGTCGACGACTCCAAGGCGACCAACCCGCCGGCCGCGCGCGCCTCGCTGACGGCGTACGACCACGTCGTGTGGGTCGGAGGCGGGCAGCTCAAGGGAGCCGACGTCGACGACCTCGTCCGCGAGGTCGCGCCTCGCCTACGGGGCGCCGTGCTCATCGGTGTCGACCAGCAACAGATCGCAGATGCGCTCGCCCGACACGCGCCGGATGTGCCGGTGCGACAGCTCGCGAGCACCGACACTGAAGTCATGGACGACGTGCTGCGCGAGGCACACGCGCTGGCTCAGCCCGGCGACGTGGTGCTGCTCGCACCCGCGGCGGCGTCCAAGGACATGTTCCCCAGCTACGAGGCCCGTGGTGACGCGTTCGCCGCCGCGGTGCGCAGGCTCGCCGAGGGTGCGGCCGGCAGCAGCACGTGAGCGCATCGAGCACGACCGACCGGCCCGGACCCGTCAGCAGCCCGTGGTCCGTCGAAGGTCTGCGGGCGCGACTGGAGTCCCCGGTCGCCGCGTACTACATCATCCTGGGCGCCAGCACGCTGCTGGTGGCGTTCGGACTGGTGATGGTGCTCTCTGCATCGAGCGTGACCTCCTACCAGGAGAGCGGGTCGTCGTACACCGTCTTCAAGACCCAGGCGATGTACGCCGCGCTCGGGCTCGTCGCCGCCACCGTCGCCAGCCGGATCTCCGTCGTGTGGTGGAAGCGCATCGCCCTGCCCCTGTTCGCCGTGGCCATGGTGCTGCAGCTCGCGGTGTTCAGCCCGCTCGGCAAGGTCGTCAACGGCAACCGCAACTGGCTCGCCTTCGGCGGCTTCAGCATGCAGCCGTCCGAGCTCGGCAAGCTCGCACTGCTCCTCGTCGGAGCCGTCGTCCTGACCCGCAAGCGCACGCTGCTCGCTCACATGGGCCATGCCCTGGTCCCGTTCGTCCCCATGGCGCTGGCGATGGTGGCGCTGGTGCTCCTCGGCCATGACCTCGGCACCGTGCTCGTGCTGCTGCTGATCGGTGCGGGCGTGCTGTTCGTCGCCGGGCTGCGCGTGCGCGTCTTCGTGATCCCGGCCGTCGTCGCCGCCCTGGGCGTCCTGGTGCTCGTCCTCACCAACCAGAACCGCATGGGTCGCATCGACGCCTGGCTCGGCACCTGCGCCGACCAGACCAGGGCGGAGTGCTATCAGAAGGTCCACGGCATGTACGCCCTCGCCGACGGTGGTTGGTGGGGTCTCGGCATCGGTGAGAGCCGCGAGAAGTGGGACTGGCTGCCCGAGGCGCACAACGACTTCATCTTCGCCATCATCGGCGAGGAGCTCGGGCTCCCCGGCACCCTGGTCGTCCTCGGCCTGTACGCCGCGCTGGCGTTCGCCGCGTACCGCATCGTCATCACCAGCAACGACTTCTTCGTGCGCCTCGCGACCGCAGGCATCATGGTCTGGATCGTCAGCCAGGCGATGATCAACATCGGGTCGGTCACCGGCCTGCTCCCGATCATCGGCGTACCCCTGCCCCTGGTGTCCGCAGGTGGGTCGGCGATGGTGACGACCATGCTCGCGCTCGGCATGCTGGTCTCGTTCGCGCGGCACGACCCTGCTTGCCGTGCCGCTCTCGCTGCCCGTCCCGGCCTCATCCGCCGATCGCTCGCCGTACTGCCCACTCGCAAGGAGAATTCGTGACCGTCCTGTCCTCCGTCGTACTCGCTGGTGGAGGGACAGCAGGGCACGTCTCGCCCCTGCTCGCCACGGCCGACGCGCTTCGTGAGCGTCACCCCGGCGTCCGCATCACCGTTCTCGGCAGCCGCGGCGGCCTCGAGGAGCGGCTCGTGCCCGAGCGCGGCTACGACCTGCGCGTGATCCCGAAGGTGGCCTTTCCTCGTCGACCCGACCTCGACGCGCTGAAGTTCCCGGTCGCACTGCCGCGAGCCGTCCGCCAGACGCGGCGGATCTTCGACGAGGTCGAGCCGCAGGTGGTCGTCGGGTTCGGCGGTTTCGTCTGCCCGCCGGCCTACCTCGCCGCCAAGGGCCGCATCCCGATCGTCGTCCACGAGGGCAACGCGATCACGGGGATGGCGACCAAGCTCGGCATCCGCTACACCGACCACGTCGCCAAGACGTTCGAGATCACGCCGCTGCCGCAGGCCCGGCTGATCGGCATGCCGTTGCGACGTCAGATCACGCGCCTGGACCGTGCGGCCGTGCGCCCCGAGGCGCTGCGCGAGCTCGGACTCCAGGACGGGCTGCCGACGGTGCTGGTGACCGGTGGCTCGCTCGGCGCCCAGCGCATCAACGACTCGTTCCAGGCCAACGTCGACCTCCTGCGTCGCGAGGGTGTCCAGGTACTGCACGTCACGGGCCGTGGCAAGGGCTTCGACCCGGGTCCGGGAGAGCCGGGTCAGGCGCCGTACGTCGTCCTCGAGTACGCCGACCGCATGGACCTCGCGTACGCCGCGGCCGACCTGGTCGTCACGCGCTCCGGCGGCAACATGGTGTTCGAGACGACCACGGTGGGGCTGCCCGCGGTCTTCGTCCCGCTTCCCGTCGGCAACGGTGAGCAGCGCCTCAACGCCAAGGCGGTCGTCGACGACGGGGGAGCGGTGCTCGTCGACAACGACGACTTCACCCCTGAGTGGGTCGCCGAGCACGTACCCGCGCTGGTCAAGGACCGCCAACGCCTGCAGCAGCTCGCGACCGCTGCTGCGCGGCATGGTCACCGTGACGCCGACGAGCAGCTGGTCGACCTCATCGAGGAGGCCGTCGCGGCCGGGGCGGCCCGCTGATGGCCGACGGCGTCAACGAGCGGTTCGACTTCGCCGCACCGCTGCCGGCGATCGCCGACGTCGCGGCGGTCCACATGATCGCCATCGGCGGTTCGGGGATGTCCGGCATCGCCCGGCTGCTGCTCGCGCGGGACGTTCCCCTCAGCGGCTCCGACAACAACGACGTACCCGTCCTGGCGTCACTGCGCGCAGCGGGGGCGCGGATCGCGGTCGGTTATGACCCGGCCAACCTCGCCGACGTCGGCGACGACGCCGTGGTGGTGATCTCCTCCGCCATCCGTGAGGACAACCCCGAGCTGATCGAGGTACGCCGTCGCGGTCTGCCGGTGCTGCACCGGTCGCAGGCGCTGGCGATGCTGATGGGGGACCGCACCGGCCTCGCGGTCGCGGGCGCCAACGGCAAGACGACGACCAGCGGGATGGCCGTGGTCGCGCTGCGTCACGCGGGAGCCGACCCGTCCTTCGCCATCGGGGCGGACATCGCCGGGATCGGGGTCAACGCGGCACCCGGTGCCGGAGACGGATTCGTCGTCGAGGCCGACGAGAGCGACGGCTCGTTCGTGGTCTACCACCCACAGGTCGCCATCGTCACCAACGTCCGTGACGACCACCTCGACTTCTACGGCACCTCCGAGCGGCTGCACGCGGCGTATGCCGAGTTCGCCGGCACGGTCGGTGACGGCGGTCTGCTCGTGGCGTGCGCTGACGACGACGGCAGCGCGGCTCTCGCGGCCGAGCACCGCACCCGAGGTGGCCGGGCCGTGACGTACGGCCGCAGCGCTGATGCCGACCTGCGCCTGACCGACGAACGGGGAAGCGGGTTCGACTGGTCCGCGACGCTGACCTTCCCCGGAGGCTCAACCCTGCCGTTGAGGTTGAAGGTTCCCGGCGCCCACAACCTGCTGAACGCCGCTGGGGTCGCCCTGGCCCTGACCGCCGGGCTCGGCCTCACCCCCCAGCAGGCGGTCGACGGTCTGGCGCACTTCGCCGGGACGTCCAGGCGGTTCGAGCCGCGCGGTGAGGCCGGGGGCGTGCGGGTGGTCGACGACTACGCCCACAACCCCGGCAAGCTCGAGGCCGTCGTACGCACAGGGCTGGCGCTGCGTGAGAACGGCCGCCTCGTCGTGCTCTTCCAGCCCCACCTGTACTCCCGCACCGCGCAAGCCGCCGACGGGCTGGCGGCAGCACTGCGTCTTGCTGATCAGGCCGTCGTCATGGACGTCTACGGCGCTCGGGAGCAGCCAGTGGCGGGCGTCTCCGGGCGTCTGGTGTCCGATCAGGTCCCAGGGGCGGTGTTCGCCCAGGACCATGAGGCGGCAGTCGCCGCGGCCGTGGACGCGGTCTCGGCGGGTGACCTGCTGCTCACGGTCGGAGCCGGTGACGTCACCGCGCTCGGTCCGCGCATCCTCGAGCGACTGTCGGACCGCGCCACGTCGTGAGCGTGCCGCACGCGAAGTTCGCCGACCGGGCGGCTGGGCTGCGAGCCTCGTCGCGTCGGAGGCGGCTGCTCGTGTGCCTGTGCCTCGTCCTGGTCGCCGCGCTCGCGTGGCTCGTGTGGTTCAGCTCGCTGCTCAGCGTTCGGACGATCAGGGTCGAGGGGAGCCAGGGGGCGCTGACCCAGCAGGTGCGCCAGGAAGCGCGGTCGACGCTCGGAGAGCCGCTGGCCCGCGTCGACGTGGCCAAGGTGCGCCGTGCTGTGGCAGGGCTCGGTCCGGTCGCCGGTGTCGAGGTCGAGCGCGGGTTCCCCTCGACGCTCGTCGTCCGCGTGGTACCCCGTACGCCGGTCCTCGTGATCACAGGGCAGGACGGATCTCGTCGGCTCGTCGACCGCGACGGCAGGGCGTACGCGCCGGCCGGGTCCGTGGGCGGCCTTCCCGTCGTACCCGTCGGGACAGGAGCCACGTCGCCGGCGCAGCTGCGGTCCTTGGCGGCGGTGCTCGGCGCGCTTGACGGGGGCCAACGCGCCCAGGTCACCGCTCTGCAGGCCGACCGAGGCGGCTGGGTGACCTTCCGGATGGGAGCCCTGCAGGTGCTGTGGGGCGACGGCTCTGCGTCGGCCGCCAAGGCGAGGACTCTTCGCGCCATGCAGCCTGTTGCGGCAGGGCAGAAGGCGACCCGGCTGGACATCAGCACACCCGGCCGTCCTGTTCTGTCCTGATGGTGTGCAACCCGTGGTCGGGACGCCCCTCGCGTGTGCGCGCGGGGGCGTCGCCGCAGGTCCCGAAGGCTGTCGGCCCGTCAGGTTCGAGGTGAGGTTGAGACTCGTGTCCCGCCCGGATCGTCGCGTAGCATGCCGAAATCCGCCCACACGTTCGTGCATCGCGTGTCGCACCCACGGGAGCGCGTCGGGACGCGTCATGATCGGCGCACGAGCCGCGTAGGTGACATGTGGCTCGACCAGAGGTCAAACCTCGTTACACCACCGCTTTGCGAAAGGCCCTCACTCGTGGCAACTCCCCAGAACTACCTGGCCGTCATCAAGGTCGTCGGCATCGGCGGCGGTGGCGTGAACGCCATCAACCGGATGATTGAGGTGGGCCTGAAGGGTGTCGAGTTCATCGCGATCAACACCGACGCCCAGGCGCTGCTGATGAGCGACGCCGACGTCAAGCTCGACGTCGGCCGTGAGCTGACGCGCGGTCTCGGCGCCGGTGCCGATCCCGAGGTCGGCAAGAAGGCCGCCGAGGATCACGCCGAGGAGATCGAAGAGGTCCTCAAGGGCGCCGACATGGTGTTCGTCACGGCAGGTGAGGGTGGCGGCACCGGCACGGGTGGAGCGCCCGTCGTCGCCAAGATCGCCAAGGGCATCGGCGCTCTGACGATCGGTGTGGTCACGCGACCGTTCACCTTCGAGGGTCGCCGTCGCGCCAACCAGGCCGAGCTCGGCATCAACGCGCTCCGCGAGGAAGTCGACACCCTGATCGTCATCCCCAACGACCGGCTCCTGTCGATCAGCGACAAGAACGTCAGCATGATGGACGCCTTCCGCAGTGCCGATCAGGTGCTGCTGTCCGGTGTTCAGGGCATCACCGACCTCATCACCACACCGGGTCTGATCAACCTCGACTTCGCCGACGTGAAGTCGGTCATGCAGGGCGCCGGTTCAGCGTTGATGGGCATCGGATCGGCCAGGGGTGAGGATCGGGCGGTGCAGGCCGCTGAGCTGGCCATCTCCTCGCCTCTGCTCGAGGCCAGCATCGACGGCGCGCACGGCGTACTGCTGTCGGTGCAGGGTGGGTCCGACCTCGGTCTGTTCGAGATCAACGAGGCGGCGCGACTGGTGCAGGAGGCCGCCCACCCCGAGGCCAACATCATCTTCGGTGCGGTGATCGACGACGCCCTCGGCGACGAGGTGCGCGTCACGGTCATCGCGGCCGGGTTCGACGGCGGGTCCCCGCAGAAGCGCAGTGACGACCGCGCCCTGGGACAGATCCAGGGCAGCTCGGCGCGCCAGGGCTCGGCGCCCGCGCCCGCGCAGCAGGCACCCGCGTCGACGGTGCGTCCCGCCGAGCCCGTGCGCCAGGTCCCTGCCCAGCAGGCATCCGGCGAGCAGCAGGCGTCCGCGCCTCAGCAGCCGCCCGTCCAGGCGGTCCCGGCGCAGCAGCTTCCGGCGCAGGGTGCCCCTCAGAGCGGTGCATCGACGCAGGCCCCGGCCGAGGGCCACGACGACACGACCGCCCCGCAGAAGGTGCAGCCGGGACAGGTCCAGCAGGGTCAGGTCGCTCGCCCTCCGCGTGAGGTGACGTTCGACGACAAGGACGACCTGGACGTCCCCGACTTCCTGAAGTGAGCGCATGATCGCCTGGCAGGACCGGGTCGAGTCCGCCGGCGCACGCGTCGAACGCTGCTTCACCGATGCCGCGGGTGGTGTGAGCGCCGCACCCTTCACGGGGCTCAACCTCGGCGCCCACGTCGGCGACCGTGCTGAGGATGTCGAGCGCAACCGCCGCCTGCTGGCCGGTGCGCTGGGTCTGGAGCGCGACCGGCTGGTGTTCATGAACCAGGTGCACGGCGCAGACGTCGAGGTCGTCAACGGACCGCGCTCGGAGCAGGCACAGCCCTACGACGCCGTGGTGACGACCGAGCCCGATCTCGGCCTGGTCGTGCTCGTCGCGGACTGCACGCCGGTGCTGCTCGCCGATCCCGTGGCCGGAGTCGCGGCGGCGGTGCACGCGGGACGGCCAGGGATGACCGCCGGTGTCGTGCCGGCGACGGTCGCGAAGATGCGTGAGCTGGGCGCCACCTCGATCTCTGCCGCGGTCGGGCCATCGGTGTGCGGTCGTTGCTACGAGGTCCCCACCGAGATGCGGGCTGCCGCTGCTGCTGCGAGCCCGGTGTCGGCGACCGTCACCTGGCAGGGCAGGCCGGCGATCGATGTCGCGGCAGGGGTGGTCGACCAGCTGTCGCGCGAGGGCGTCGAGGTCACCTGGGTCCCGGGCTGCACTCGCGAGTCCGCTGACCTGTACTCCTACCGCCGCGACCAGCGCACCGGTCGAAGCGCAGGGGTCGTCGTCCTGAGGCGTGACACGTGACGTCCGACGCGACTCACGACCCGCGTCGAGACGAGCTCGGCCGACGCCTGCAGACAGTCGAGCAGCGCATCGCCACCGCATCTGCCGCGGCGGGCCGCGACCCAGAGGAGGTCACGCTCGTCGTCGTGACGAAGTACTTCCCAGCGGGCGACGTCCAGCGACTGCACGCGCTCGGCGTGCGCGACATCGGTGAGAACAAGCACCAGGAGGCCTCGGCCAAGGTCCAGGAGCTGCCCCCAGCAGTGCGTGACGACCTGCGTACTCACTTCATCGGACAGCTGCAGAGCAACAAGGCCGCGGCCGTGGCGGCGTACGCCGACGTGGTCCAGTCGGTCGACCGCGTCAAGGTCGCGCGCGCTCTCGACCGGGGCGCCGAGCGCCACGACCGCACGCTCGAGGTGACGATCCAGGTCGACCTCGGCGGTGACGACGACGCCCGTGGGGGAGTGCGGCCCGCCGACCTGCCGGCGCTCGCCGACGCGGTGGCCGAGTGCTCGCGACTGCGGCTGAAGGGGCTGATGACCGTCGCGCCTCTCGGGGCCGAGGCGCGTGACGCCTTCGAGCGTCTGATGCAGCTGTCGGCGTCGCTGCGTGCAGACCACCCTGAGGCGACCTGGGTCTCGGCCGGGATGAGCGCCGACCTGGAGGCTGCTGTGGCCGCGGGCGCGACACACCTGCGTGTCGGAAGCGCAATCCTCGGTTCCCGCCCGGCCCTTCGGTAGCGTCGAGCGCGGACGACCGAACACGTTCAGGGCCGCGCTGATGGTCCGGGACAGCACGAATCCAAGGAGCGGGACATGGCTGGCGCGCTGCGCAAGACGATGGAGTACCTCGGTCTGGCCGAGGTCGACCCGGCTCACCCGGACCAGCAGGGCCGACGTGACGACTACTACTACGACGACGACCAGGCCGACTACTACGACGAGGAGCCCGCGTACGAGCGCGAGCCCGTCGTCGAGCGGTCCGCCGAGGTCACCCCGCTGCACCAGCGTGGCACCGCTCCGCGTGCCGTGCGTGACCTGCACGACCCGGAGGTGGCGTCCTTGAGTCGCATCACAACCATTCACCCGCGGACCTACAACGAGGCCAAGAACATCGGTGAGAGCTTCCGCGACGGAGTGCCGGTGATCATGAACCTCAGCGACATGGACGACAACGACGCCAAGCGTCTGGTCGACTTCGCCGCTGGTCTGGTCTTCGGTCTGCACGGGTCGATCGAGCGCGTGACGAGCAAGGTGTTCCTGCTGTCGCCCTCCTCGATCGAGGTCGCGACGTCCGGCGCTGAGGCGGCCAAGGCCCCGCGGGGCCTGTTCAACCAGTCCTGACCAGCGCCCGACCTGCCCCGCGGTCATCTGCCTGACCTGCGTCCAGGAGACTTTCCCTCATGACCGCCGTGCGCGCTGTGCTCGCGCTCCTGCTGTACCTGTTCCTCATCGTGCTGTTCGCGCGCCTCATCCTGGACTGGATCCAGGTGCTCGCCCGCGACTGGCGCCCGAGGGGCCCGATCCTGGTGCTCGCAGAGGCCGTCTACTCCATCACCGACCCTCCGCTGCGCGCGCTCCGGCGGGTCATTCCGCCCCTTCGTCTGGGGCAGGTGCGCCTGGACCTCGCCTTCCTCGTCCTGATCCTGGCTGTCTCTTTGCTGCTCAGTCTTCTAAGGTGAGGTCGACAGACATTCGTTAGGTCGGCA from Luteipulveratus halotolerans includes the following:
- a CDS encoding YggT family protein, yielding MTAVRAVLALLLYLFLIVLFARLILDWIQVLARDWRPRGPILVLAEAVYSITDPPLRALRRVIPPLRLGQVRLDLAFLVLILAVSLLLSLLR
- the pgeF gene encoding peptidoglycan editing factor PgeF, producing MIAWQDRVESAGARVERCFTDAAGGVSAAPFTGLNLGAHVGDRAEDVERNRRLLAGALGLERDRLVFMNQVHGADVEVVNGPRSEQAQPYDAVVTTEPDLGLVVLVADCTPVLLADPVAGVAAAVHAGRPGMTAGVVPATVAKMRELGATSISAAVGPSVCGRCYEVPTEMRAAAAAASPVSATVTWQGRPAIDVAAGVVDQLSREGVEVTWVPGCTRESADLYSYRRDQRTGRSAGVVVLRRDT
- a CDS encoding YggS family pyridoxal phosphate-dependent enzyme, with protein sequence MTSDATHDPRRDELGRRLQTVEQRIATASAAAGRDPEEVTLVVVTKYFPAGDVQRLHALGVRDIGENKHQEASAKVQELPPAVRDDLRTHFIGQLQSNKAAAVAAYADVVQSVDRVKVARALDRGAERHDRTLEVTIQVDLGGDDDARGGVRPADLPALADAVAECSRLRLKGLMTVAPLGAEARDAFERLMQLSASLRADHPEATWVSAGMSADLEAAVAAGATHLRVGSAILGSRPALR
- a CDS encoding cell division protein SepF codes for the protein MAGALRKTMEYLGLAEVDPAHPDQQGRRDDYYYDDDQADYYDEEPAYEREPVVERSAEVTPLHQRGTAPRAVRDLHDPEVASLSRITTIHPRTYNEAKNIGESFRDGVPVIMNLSDMDDNDAKRLVDFAAGLVFGLHGSIERVTSKVFLLSPSSIEVATSGAEAAKAPRGLFNQS